A DNA window from Phoenix dactylifera cultivar Barhee BC4 chromosome 13, palm_55x_up_171113_PBpolish2nd_filt_p, whole genome shotgun sequence contains the following coding sequences:
- the LOC103696223 gene encoding putative disease resistance protein RGA3 has product MAEVVASSLLRLVFDKLGNKILKEFGLSMGVDKELRKLESTLSTIHDVLEDAEARQVKEKALRGWLRKLKDVAYDVDDVLDEAAAKAAKRRSENKGHMTEKVRQLSSIPNSFLFQSKIARKIKKIRERLEEIAGERTKFHLQERVAENIRTETAVREETGSLIDESQVYGREEDKEKITDFLIDMSDESDLGVIAIVGLGGLGKTTVAQLVYNDQRVRKHFEKMMWVYVSDDFDIKRLTRSIIETVSGSEFSLTEMDLMQHELRNLIEDKRFLLVLDDVWSENYEKWDRLRTMLIGSARGSKVVVTTRSERVASIMGTVAPHFLSGLSEDDCWLLFEKRAFGLGGSEKTPNLVAIGKEIVKKCGGVPLAAKALGSLMRFRRGESQWLAIKESEIWNLPNDENEILPALMLSYNHLPSHLKQCFAYCSIFPRGEEIRSRELVQLWIAEGFVQSSNGSTYLEDVGLQCVDELLSRSLFQCGQKDTDGVVRQVKMHDLLHDLARSVAGDECSVADAGNKSVISQSCRYSSLVCRGPINSAWEPLKDAERLRTLYFVASRGMTKEEDKEDDVLQAIFSKMKLLRALHLSQCPMKAMPVSVTKLEHLRYLNLSQTDIETLPPCIGALQNLQILDLSCCKQLRALPETVGDLQNLQILDLLGCKQLRALPETVGYVRNLQNLDLSFSQIRTLPESLSSLLNLQSLSLRYCYFLHRLPGNMKNMRSLIHLDIYHCFELVCMPPGIGQLSQLRTLPLFVLDGKSSCRLSELGRLNLAGELDIRGLENVSEAIEARKANLKEKQSLHSLRLSWDLNAYVKPGQPCDETENEGESMKEFVEALAAKDWDADADVVEDVLRDLQPHENLKVLEIEGYVGKTLPWWLMESSLPYLAELSLTSCVRCEHLSALEQLHSLRVLKLLMLPAMKCLPALGQLPDLKVLQLMLPAVKCLGSEFYGGEAAFPALEELALSLMSDLEEWPAVGGGEFLPRLSKLCIVECPKLRALPSDFPFVRELEMDVDDELLLSSFQSGAFPNLKHLSIQNCKYGNDNDDCNDDDENDGDDGNDDDHNSDDNDDGDDNHNNDGKDYLPSIPKVLVDRMSSLESRSMCIKGKPRDFYSLFFASLREELLHLQNESTSNFELEE; this is encoded by the coding sequence ATGGCAGAGGTGGTCGCTTCCAGTCTCCTGAGGTTGGTGTTTGACAAGCTGGGCAACAAAATCCTCAAGGAGTTTGGGCTGTCGATGGGTGTCGACAAGGAATTGAGAAAGCTCGAGAGCACTCTATCGACAATCCATGATGTGCTTGAGGATGCCGAGGCAAGGCAGGTGAAGGAGAAAGCTCTCAGAGGATGGCTGAGAAAGCTCAAAGATGTGGCTTACGATGTGGACGACGTGTTGGATGAGGCTGCGGCCAAAGCTGCGAAACGAAGATCAGAGAACAAAGGCCACATGACTGAAAAGGTGCGTCAATTGTCTTCAATCCCAAACTCATTTCTGTTTCAGTCTAAGATAGCTCGTAAGATAAAGAAGATTAGAGAGAGATTAGAAGAAATAGCAGGGGAGAGGACCAAGTTTCATCTACAAGAGCGAGTTGCTGAAAACATTAGGACCGAGACTGCAGTCAGAGAAGAGACTGGTTCTTTGATTGATGAATCACAAGTTTATGGCAGAGAGGAAGATAAAGAGAAGATAACAGATTTCTTGATTGACATGTCTGATGAAAGTGATCTTGGCGTGATAGCTATTGTTGGGTTGGGAGGGCTGGGTAAGACGACCGTTGCCCAGTTAGTCTATAATGATCAGAGGGTGCGTAAGCATTTTGAAAAAATGATGTGGGTTTATGTGTCTGatgattttgatattaaaaggcTTACTAGATCCATCATAGAAACTGTAAGCGGGAGCGAATTTAGTCTCACAGAAATGGATTTGATGCAGCATGAGCTCAGAAATTTGATTGAGGATAAGAGATTTTTACTCGTGTTGGATGATGTTTGGAGTGAGAATTATGAAAAATGGGACAGGCTGAGAACCATGTTGATTGGTAGTGCTAGGGGAAGTAAAGTTGTAGTGACTACACGCAGTGAACGAGTTGCTTCTATCATGGGAACAGTCGCGCCGCACTTTTTATCAGGTCTATCAGAGGATGATTGCTGGCTATTATTTGAAAAGAGGGCATTTGGATTGGGGGGCTCTGAGAAGACCCCAAATTTGGTGGCCATTGGGAAGGAGATTGTGAAAAAATGTGGAGGTGTTCCATTAGCAGCAAAGGCTTTAGGAAGTTTGATGCGGTTCAGGAGAGGAGAGAGTCAGTGGTTGGCCATCAAGGAGAGTGAAATTTGGAACTTACCAAATGATGAAAATGAAATCTTACCTGCTTTGATGCTGAGCTACAATCACCTGCCATCACATCTGAAACAATGCTTTGCATATTGTTCAATATTTCCTAGAGGTGAGGAAATAAGAAGCAGGGAATTGGTCCAGTTATGGATAGCAGAAGGCTTTGTGCAATCATCTAATGGAAGTACATACTTGGAAGATGTGGGTTTGCAGTGTGTTGATGAGTTGCTATCGAGATCGCTCTTCCAGTGTGGTCAGAAAGATACAGATGGTGTGGTAAGGCAGGTTAAGATGCACGACCTCCTTCACGATCTTGCTCGATCCGTTGCAGGTGATGAATGTTCCGTTGCAGATGCTGGTAATAAGTCAGTAATTTCCCAAAGTTGTCGGTATTCATCACTCGTATGTAGAGGCCCGATAAATTCCGCATGGGAACCTCTAAAAGATGCAGAAAGGCTGCGCACTTTGTATTTTGTTGCATCCAGAGGCATGACGAAGGAAGAGGATAAGGAAGACGATGTTCTTCAAGCTATATTCTCCAAAATGAAGTTGCTACGAGCATTACATCTAAGCCAGTGTCCCATGAAAGCCATGCCAGTTTCAGTAACTAAGCTTGAACATCTGAGATACCTGAACCTCTCACAAACTGACATCGAAACACTACCACCATGTATCGGCGCTCTCCAAAATCTGCAGATATTGGACCTGTCATGTTGTAAACAACTTCGAGCACTGCCTGAAACTGTTGGTGACCTCCAGAATCTGCAGATATTGGACCTGTTAGGTTGTAAACAACTTCGAGCACTGCCTGAAACTGTTGGTTATGTCAGGAATTTGCAAAACTTGGACCTCTCGTTTTCCCAGATCCGAACATTGCCTGAATCCCTGAGCTCCCTTTTAAATCTGCAGTCACTGAGCCTCAGATATTGTTACTTCCTGCATAGGCTTCCAGGGAACATGAAGAACATGAGAAGCCTCATACATCTAGACATATATCATTGTTTTGAACTGGTCTGCATGCCTCCAGGGATAGGACAGTTGAGTCAACTTAGGACATTGCCCTTGTTTGTGCTTGATGGGAAGAGCAGTTGCAGACTTAGTGAGCTTGGTCGCCTGAACCTTGCAGGTGAATTGGATATTAGGGGACTTGAAAATGTAAGTGAAGCTATAGAGGCCAGAAAAGCCAACTTGAAGGAGAAACAAAGCCTTCATTCACTAAGATTGTCATGGGACTTGAATGCTTATGTGAAACCAGGGCAACCATGTGATGAGACTGAGAACGAGGGGGAAAGTATGAAGGAATTTGTCGAAGCACTCGCAGCAAAAGACTGGGATGCTGATGCTGACGTGGTAGAGGATGTGCTCAGAGATCTCCAGCCACACGAAAATCTGAAGGTATTGGAGATCGAAGGATATGTAGGCAAGACACTTCCATGGTGGCTGATGGAGTCTTCACTTCCATATTTGGCCGAGCTGTCTCTGACATCCTGTGTTAGATGTGAGCATCTTTCAGCATTGGAGCAGCTACACAGCCTTAGGGTCCTCAAATTGCTCATGCTTCCTGCTATGAAGTGCCTTCCAGCACTCGGGCAGCTACCAGATCTTAAGGTCCTCCAACTGATGCTTCCTGCTGTCAAGTGTTTAGGCTCGGAGTTCTATGGCGGTGAAGCAGCATTCCCCGCATTGGAGGAGTTGGCACTGTCGCTCATGTCAGATTTGGAGGAATGGCCTGCAGTAGGCGGTGGAGAATTCCTTCCCCGTCTCTCTAAGCTGTGCATAGTTGAATGCCCAAAGCTGAGAGCACTGCCATCGGATTTTCCTTTTGTTAGAGAACTAGAGATGGATGTAGATGATGAGCTGCTTCTATCTTCCTTCCAGAGTGGTGCATTTccaaatctgaagcatttaagCATTCAAAACTGCAAGTACGGCAATGACAATGATGACtgcaatgatgatgatgagaacGATGGTGATGATGGCAACGATGATGATCACAACAGTGATGAcaatgatgatggtgatgataATCACAACAATGATGGCAAAGACTACCTACCAAGCATTCCGAAAGTGCTCGTTGACCGAATGAGCTCCCTCGAAAGTAGGTCAATGTGTATAAAGGGCAAGCCTAGAGACTTCTATAGCCTGTTTTTTGCTTCCCTAAGAGAGGAATTATTACACTTGCAAAATGAATCAACATCCAATTTTGAACTTGAAGAGTAA